AACAGATATAACTTTTCACCCTAGTCAAGATGTCCATCTCAAGGGTATAATTGAAGAAGACCGGCTTTGGGAGGTAAAGGCATGGAGGTAAAGAGGTCTGGCTGGTGGACCACGGGAGAGAGCAAAGGTGCAACTTGAGAACATCAGGATAGTTTTGGTCCATCCTCAAGGCATGATGAATATCGGCTCTGTCGCTAGGGCAATAAAGAATATGGGCCTAAAGGAGTTGGCCTTGGTGGATCCGGCTGGTTCTCCGCTGCACCCTGATGCCCGCGTGATGGCCGTGCGGGCGCAGGATATCCTAGAAGATGCCCTAATCTTTTCCCATTTGGCGGATGCCATTGCCGATTGTACCTGGGTGATCGGGACCACTAGGCGGAGAGGAAAAGGAAGGGAGGGATTGATTGATCCGAGGCAGATGGCGGGGGAGATAATAGAAATAGCCCCACAGAACAGGGTGGCCGTGGTCTTCGGCCCAGAGGACAAGGGTCTCTCCAACAGGGATCTTGATCTATGTCAGCGTTTGGTGACCATCCCTGCCCATGAGGAGTTTGGTTCCCTGAACTTGGCCCAGGCCGTTGTGGTCACCTGTTATGAGATCTACATGGCCGCCCATCACAAGGAGGCCTTCCCACGGCCCCACAGGCTGGCTACCTCCGAGGAACTAGAGGGGATGTACGGGCATATGGAGGAGGCCCTTCTGCGCATAGGTTTTCTAGATGAGAAAAACCCCAAACGGATGATGGCGGTGCTGAGGAGGATCTTCAGCAGGGCAAAGCTCAACTCCAGAGAGGTCAAGATCCTCCGAGGGATCTGCCGGCAGGTAAACTGGTATAGCAGACGCTAATCCCCACCCTCCAGGAAGATAGAGGCGGTCAGTGGATAGCTATTCAGTGCGCATGCTCGTGTATCTCTTGCTCATGATCGGGATGATCGTGCTCATGGGTCGGCAACCCTCCCTCAGGATGGGGTTTATCATGTTACCATTTTT
The nucleotide sequence above comes from Deltaproteobacteria bacterium. Encoded proteins:
- a CDS encoding RNA methyltransferase codes for the protein MQLENIRIVLVHPQGMMNIGSVARAIKNMGLKELALVDPAGSPLHPDARVMAVRAQDILEDALIFSHLADAIADCTWVIGTTRRRGKGREGLIDPRQMAGEIIEIAPQNRVAVVFGPEDKGLSNRDLDLCQRLVTIPAHEEFGSLNLAQAVVVTCYEIYMAAHHKEAFPRPHRLATSEELEGMYGHMEEALLRIGFLDEKNPKRMMAVLRRIFSRAKLNSREVKILRGICRQVNWYSRR